aaaacaaatatatatatatatatatatatataggaattttctcaggtgcggacgtccgaaCCGAATTTTctgtacggatttcctgttttcgaccactttccggtcacatttttacatcttaactgttcaggttttaggtcctagtgtatagatcacctctacaaaatttcagccaatttggtgatcgttaaggcatccaaaattgcattttacacgaacggaccgaatctgtctaaccggaaccgttcgtatttataatggtaaattgcagttttggatgccttaacgatcaccaaattggctgaaattttgcagaggtgatctatacactaggacctaaaaactgaacggttaagatgtaaaaatgtggccggaaagtggtcgaaaacaggaaatcctcACCGTCCGCTCGGTAcagacgtccgcacctgagacggactgtatatatatatatatatatattttttttttttttgggtagtcTTTCTTTGGGGCTGATAAagaggagagggagagaaaatTGGTAGCACAGAGTTGGGGTCAggggaaaatagaaaaaaaaaaaaaaggtagcaaactagcagaAATAAATTCTAAAGCAGCAAATTGACATCATGATGAAAGCTATGGGAGCAAATTGAGAATTAAGCGATGAAAAAACATCTATTTTTGGCCTCTGATATCTGctgtttccttgaaattatcCGTAATTTACATTTTCCTTTATATGCAGCCATGTAATATACCCTTGTTTTCAAGATAAGGAAGGCATCCTTCGTTATCAATAGAGATTGATTTTTGCCGGTTAGCAATTGGAAGATGGTAGAACTCTTGCAGATTATAACATCCAAACAGTCACTTTTCACCTGGTTTTGAGGCTGTGGGGAGGAACTATGATTAAGGTGAAGACTCTTACCGGGAAAGAAATTGAGATTGATATTGAACCGACTGACaccattgactgaatcaagtaAAGGGTTGAGGAGAAAGAGGAAATTCCTCTGGTGCAACAAAGGTACTTTTTTCTCCTTCTCAAATTCAATCTATCGGAAGTTATAGCTTACTTGAACTTGAGATATGTCTGGTTTTGTACTTTTATCTAGCATCAGTATGCATtacatctatactattattaagagaagagggtttgttagcattacatctatactattattaagggAAGaagctttgttagccaaagtaTGTGTGAAAAGACAATAAAATCCTTAAACCTTATATTAATTTCAGATAATTTTTAATAATTGAGTGGTAATATGgtaaataacaaaattaaaaattctgttaaaaataaaataaataattttcagtGTCTGCAACCACCCACAATTTCAGATAACTTcctattttttttcccaaataacttctatttttttctcaatctaataattataaaaattttaCACATGTGAGCAGAAAATTAGTGTTAATAAAGTGAACTCTTAGTTTAGTTATTTTTCATGCCCTATATCATCCATGCAAATAtaacattgtttatgcttgctGCCTATGGAGTTTCTatgaattgaagaagaaatgtGATTGATCTGTTCCAGAAATTTGGTTGCAAAATGTGGCAGTGAGTAATGCATTGGTTAGTTTGGTTTTCTTTCACCACTATCATAAGTTGTATCAGCATTGGCTCATTCTTTACTTCAGAAAGGCTCTCATGGTTTTCCGTAGAACTAGATCTGTTCAGTGGCCAACATTATCTTGACCACTGAAGGTTGGTCGACTTATGGTTGACTTTGCTTCAATTCCTGTTTGGAAATATTTGCTGCTCCGCCTCCGTATCTTGGTGTATCTCTACATACATAGCGAGGAGGCCTTTACAGTTCATTATTTGGTCAAATTTTCGAACATCCGATATTGCCCTTGATATTTCCCACGATTTACAGAGTAACAGAAAGGGGACTGATGGTTCTGGCTTTTGCCGCACAGAGAAAACTACTTCTGTCTTTTAGTTCGAGGCAGAGGAAAGGGTTTAGAGCGGTAGGGTTGAATAATTCTGGGTCTTGGTATTGGAGATTGATGATTAGGGTTCTTGATGGGAGAGATTATTAGGTGAAAGAGTGATTGAGGAGCAAAAAAAATGCGAAAGCCTTTCAAGGATTCGCTTAAGGCGCTTGAAGCTGATGTTCAGTTTGCCAATACTTCGAAAgactctttttaattttttcttttgctcaATCTTCATCCATAGTTCATTTCTTTCTGTTGATTACATGGATTGATTCTGGGTCATACCAAAGTTTGTTTATTTGTCATGATTTTGATGGAAATTGGTAATCTTGGGAATTTGATCTGTCTAGTTTTGCTTTCGTAATTTTAGTTTGCTGTATCTTTCATGCAAGATTAGCTTTATAGTTTGTACAGGTTGAACATCTGGGTAATTGTGTAGATGATTCTGCTCTAAACCCACAATTCACAATTGCTTATGAATTGTTTGCTGAATTCTATAAAGGAGTGAAAAGTTTATTTGTGCTGATAGAAGAGAGTATTAGAAGGGTTTTGAGGAATTGAGCTTACTTCAGCCACAGACAAACATGCTATGATTTTGTATTAGAATTCATATCATATTACAATCTCATTAAAAGTATCCTATTTCAATTACAATATGAAACAGAAATCCATTCAGAAGCCAAAATCAGAACAGTCATCTAGAGTCCGATGTGTGGTAATTTTCTTTTAGTTCTTTCTAATAGTTTTTTCCAAGTGCCGTGGAAGTTAACTACGACTAAAGTGATCCATGGAATTTGAACAGTTAATCACTTATTGTTTGTTGGGGTTGTAGGCTGTCCATTTGTTGTATATATGTTGATTCATGACTTGGTAATTACTCAAGAAGTGTGATAGCTGGGGTAAggtgaacatatatataaaatcagAAAGCTAGCTTActaattatgtttttgtttttcatgttTGTTAGATTTGAAGGGTCTAGACTTCAACCATGCTCCATTTTTACCAGGTTGGGATCTGAAACCATGAGTCCTCACGTGTTTCTTCATGTTTATGCTTTCAAATGTAGAGATTTGAAACCATGTGTCCtttttttgttgagtcacaCAGAACTTCCCTTTTGATTGATCTCTGGATATGCAACTACAATGTTTTGACCTGAATGAGTAGTTCTTTTTGTAGGCAGTGGAGGGGGGAAAAAAAACAAGATATGATTTGCTGATTCCAGATTTATAGCAGATGTTCTGTTGGATTTTGCATCGATTGTATATTTTGTTCACTGTTGTGAAACTATATGGCTGTTGCATGATATAAGTTTTGAGAATTTGTATTTGAAATAAGTGGTACAGTTAACTATCTCTTATATAGAGGAAAGCGCTTTCATATCCATTACAGAATTTTAACGAATGAATGACATGAGTCTTTGGATAACAGAACCATTAAAAACTTTAGCATAATGTCATTCTCCCAGAACACTTTATAGAGGAAAAATATTAAACACTTTGAATCATATAGGTCTGAATCAATGGAGTCAAAGATTCTTATCATATATACCCGCTaagatagaagagaaggtgtCTAGAAATCTAATCTGATCGGTTACTCTAATACTGTCAAgaaatataattttatatattttttgttaaaGGCTACATGGAAATAGCCAACTGCTGAAAATACAAAGAAAATACTTTCCGTTACTATGATTGAACTCATGGAAATACAATTGCTTAAAGAAACTACTTTGAGTTTCTTGAATTTTGCCCCAATTAAATTTTGCTGCACTTTTGCAAATTGGGTCAAGCTGTTTAAATTTCTTGATTGATTATTCGCAGGTACCAGCTCTGGAGCACAGTGTAAAGATACAAAAATGTACTAGCAGTGGCTCTTTATGTGCGAAACTGGAATGTGCCAACAGCAGCCATTCAATTGCTGATGAAGGTACTTTTGTCAATACTAATAAGTCTGAAAGATTGGGGAAAGAGGTTCCACTGAGTAAAGCTTTGATTTGGGGAAGTAGGAGTACGAGGAAAATGAAAAAGCAAGGCAAGATAGAAATAGTTGCGAATTCTGACTGTTGTAAGTGGTTGAGTAATTCTGACTGTTGTGCCTTTAACCACATAAAAAGATGGACAATATAAATAATCATGataattaaaacaaaagttaATCGCACACGTGAGCAATGCACTTCCGCATGCGCGTAAGCGTGTGTAGGAAGGCTAGTATGCTCATCAACTTGACAACTGTTTGGGATATCACCTGCATTTTGATTTTAAGCCTAAGAAGACTTGCTAGAATAAAGTCTTATTAAGCAGCATGATTGCTGCATTGTTATTATTGTCTTATTAATAGCTTCACGTGTTTATAGTACTGGCCAATTTTCAAGAGATCAGCATCTAATGAGTTTATGCTGGCAAGCAGCTTGGAGATGACAAAACTGCTAGACTACAACATTGAGGGTGGTTCTGTCCTTCATTTAGTGCTTGCACTACGTGGTGGTAGCCTATAGATTGTATCATAGTATTGTATCTATTAATGTTTAGGCAAAACTCTTTTGTGAAGGCTTTATCGAGTCTTGATACTCCAAAACATCTGAGTTGAATGACAAGTGGGTTCCTTTGGACATAAGTATCGGTGTTACATATTGCACTCTGCTCTGTTATGTTCACTGTAATGCTCTGGTGCTTTTACTTTATACAAGCTTAGCTTCACTTGGGCAACAAATGCAACAAATTTTATCAATCTTGATTACAATTGTTTTCTGCTTGTGGATATTTTATGAAACTTGGTGACATGTACTCCATATGCTACGTGTGTGTCGGGAAATTAAATGAAGTATACCTTTCAGAAGGAATGTGATAATTTCTCGAAGTAATGTGATAATTCTACCTATTGTATCTATCAAAGAAGGGAACTGTTATCATACTTGAAAAGTCAATCTGCACTCTTTCCAAACTGAAATGAGTGTAGATTAGAGTTGAAAGCTTGTGATTCAGAATTCACATTCTCAGAGATGGTAAACTGAAATGATTCCACAATGGAATTATAGCAGTATAGTAATCTGGGCGATTGAAGTCACACAGATCTGTTGACTTCTGGTTAATAACGATCTAAAGTTGGCCTAGATGAGGTTACAACTTGGCACAAGACAGAACTGTTATTTAAGAATGGTGAGAATGATTGTAGATGGTAGCACAGGGAGCAAATATAACATTCATTGTATCAAATTAGAATTAGAAATTTAAATCAGACTGCTCATGGTCATTTTCAGAAATAGACTTAATAGAGCTGAACTTTTATTTGGAAAAGTTGGTCATGCTCTCTCACACAAGCAGCAGACATTTTTAACAACATTTGCATCTCTGTACAACACATTATATTACAagctttgctttttttttcttcaggcaCAGAAATCTTCCAGCTTTGGAACTAATCCTTCTTGAAGAAATTCAGCTTTGGAACTATCAGGACCACTGACCACGTTGAGTGCGACTTGTCCCCTTTTCCCTTCCACCAAGTTTTCCAGCTGGTTGCAGAAAGATAGGAAAGACATCCAAGTCAAGCTTGGGTGTAAAGACTTCTACACAAGTGTCATCGTTCACCTTGTCAATCTCATAACCCAGAAGAGTAGGGTCAGTGTGTCTGAAGTATTGCCAAAGCCAGAAGACTTCAAAGTCAATCCAACTACAAATCTCAGAAATCTGAATGCGATACCAATCAGAACTCAATGTACTGAAACACTTGATGGAACCTCAAAGCACGCATCTACTTTCGTTGCGTCTTATTTTTCCTGGTAATTCCAGAGAGATAGGAGAAGACTTGAAAGTCAAGCCAATCCCAGATTATCTCATGGAGGCAATTTTTTTCCCCCAATTCCAAGTACCTTCTAAAAGCCACCACAACCATCAACACTTGGTTAAAGCCCTCACTGCATTTGTGCTTGTGTCTAAAAATTTGTTAAAAGAAATGACAATTTttacctccatctcttccttttGCTAATGGTTGAAGAGTGAAGATCCCACATCAAGAAAacgacaaaataaaaatattacttACAAGTGGATGACGTATTCCTAGTTGTATGTGGTAGTAAGCCACATACCACGcttgttgttgttttgcagtAATCATTGCTTGTGTTACTAACTCGTCCCTGCAGTTCACAGCAAGTGTATTGAAGCCCAGCAACAATCACTGTTCCATTTCAAGAAAAGTCTCATATTAGATTCTTCTTCATTCTGCAAGCCATAACTTGGAATTCGAGCAGTCGGTACTGTTGCTGTTCTTTATGGGTAAGTTGCCCCTGAGTTATCAAATGTTCTTATTATCTAGTAAATTCTCAACATACTAAATAACTGAAAAGAAGGAACGTTCTTATTACCTTTGAGCTTTCATCCACCAGCTTAATTAGCTCTGTATTATTCTGTAGGGCTGAAACTTCTGTCACTTTCAGACTCATTCTAGTCTTCCTCACATTCCCAACTATTCCCAAGTCCTGAATCGCCCACTTGCTGTGCAATAATAATATCCAAGGAagaaactccaaactcatggaGGCAATGTCTCCATTTCCTGCTATATACGACTGCCAGACTGAGACAGTCACAACCAAGTCTTCCGAATACGCCAAAAATACACCAGATTAAGGCAATTTCTCCAGACTGAGACGTCTATTATTGCTTTGAATGCATTGACTCATTCATTCTCAAATACACCACAAAAAactataaagaaaataaattgttACAATTGCAGCTATCAAAATAATTGATCATGAGAAAAACCTCTTTCCCAGCGTCTCGTTTTTCTTGGAAGTTGCCCATCGATAGAGATGAAGGACTTCGAAGTCAAGCCTGGCACAGATATTATGGACGCATTTTCCAATTCCATGACCTATTAAAAGCCACCACCAGTCCACAACCATTACCAGTTCCCAATTATCACTTTCCCACACTGCATTTGTGCCTGCGTCTAAACCTTAATTTGCTTAAAACATGCCCACTCTGTTCCTccatttcttccttttcttattCACTACCACTGTTTCTAACCTCATCCCCGCAGTTCACAGCAACTGTATTGAAGCCCAGAAACAATCATTGCTCCATTTCAAACAAAGTCTTGGATTTAATTCTTCCGAATCCTCCAAGCTTATCACATGGAATTCGAGCACCGACTGCTGTTCTTGGCTTGGTGTAACTTGCAGCACCAATGGGCGTGTTGTCGGACTTGACCTCAGTAGTGAGTCTATCTCATGCCACATTGACAATTCAAGCAGTCTCTTTCAACTTCAACATCTTCAGAGCCTCAATTTGGCCGAGAACGACTTCAATGGCTCCTCAATTCCATCTGCAATCGGAAAGCTTACAGAATTGAGGTATTTGAATTTACGTCGTGCTCATTTTTCTGATCATATTCCCATTGAAATTTCACTCTTAACAAGGCTGGTAACTCTTGATCTCTCTGATAATTACTACCACTCGTCAGAAGTTGAGAACCTGAATTTAAGCATGCTAATTCAGAACCTCACAGAGCTTACAGAGTTATATCTTGATTCAGTAGAGATATCAGGACAGGGGAGTGACTGGTGCGAAGCCATATCATCTTCACTGCCAAATCTGAGGGTGTTGAGCTTGTCTTCTTGTGGTCTTTCAGGCCCTATATGTGACTCCCTTGCAAAGCTTCAATCTCTGTATGAGATTGACTTGTCATATAACTCCTTCTATGCTCCGGTTCCAAGAGTCTTTGCCAATTTTCCAAACTTGACTGACTTGAGTCTTCGTTATTCCGACTTGCTCGGAACATTTCCTAAAGAGATCTTTCAGATACCTTCCCTACAAACCATTGACCTTTCTGGTAATTCTGATCTTCATGGTTCATTTCCAGAATTTCCAAACAATGCGTCTCTTCGATCCTTAATTGTATATTGGACAAGTTTTTCAGGTGACCTACCCAACTCTATTGGAAATCTTAAGATGTTGTCAAGCATAGATATTTCACATTGCAATTTCGCTGGATCAGTTCCCAAGTCGATTGGAAACCTCACACAGTTGGCTGACCTGGACATGTCAGGGAACAGATTTAATAGTCCCATTAGTTTTATTCACTGGGAAACCCTTGTTAATCTAGAAACCCTCTATTTGAGTGACAATCAACTCTATGGGACTATTCCTTTATCTGTTTTTTCTCTTCCCAAACTGGAAACATTAACACTATCCCACAATCGGTTCTCGGGTCAAGTCCCTGAATTTTCCAATACCTCTTCGCCCTTACTTGAGAGTCTTTATTTGGAAAACAACAATTTGGAAGGACAAATACCAACATccatcttcaatcttcaaaggcTTGAGGATCTTCATCTTTCTTCAAACAACTTCAGTAGCTTCCCTTTTTGTGGTCCTCAAGTGCCCAGAAAGCTTTCATTGGTTGATCTTTCCCACAATAGCTTGTTGTTTGATTACAATGGCACCAATTCCTCCTTCCTTCAGATTGACAATTTGGTATTGGCTTCTAACAAGTTGAGAGCATTCCCAGATTTCTTGAGAAACCAAATCACACTTAATATTTCGGATTTGGACCTTTCAGGAAACCAGATCCAAGGCCAGATACCTAATTGGATTTTGAGTCTCAAATCTCTTACTTCCCTTGATCTTTCTGGCAACTCCTTGGTAACTCTAGAAGCTCCTCCTCCTAATTCCACTTATGCTTTATCTTCTCTATACCTTCATTCCAACAAGTTGAGAGCATTCCCAGATTTCTTGAGAAATCAGTCCACATTTTACAGCTTGGACCTTTCAAACAACCAGATTCAAGGCGAGATACCAAATTGGATTTTGAGTCTCAAATCTCTTAGTTCCCTGGATCTTTCTTGCAACTCCTTGGTAACTCTAGAAGCTCCTCCTCCTAATTCCACTTATGCTTTATCTTATCTAGACCTTCATTCCAACAAGCTTCAAGGTATCCATTCCTCATATTCCTTCCTTCAGCTTCGCTCCCTGTCATTAGCTTCTAACAAGTTGACAACATTCCCAGACTTCTTGAGAAATCAATCCCATTTAATCAACTTGGACCTCTcaaacaaccaaattcaaggacATATACCCAATTGGATTTGGAGTCTCAAACTTCAAGAACTAAATCTTTCTTGTAACTCCTTGGAAAGTTTAGAAGCTCCTCTACTTTATTCTACCCATGTTCTGTCATCGGTTTGACGCGGGCGGAAGtaaccctaggtttacaagcaataaacctaaaacaaagattctggagtccaccagagataaaagagaaaactctcaattttgattgataatatgataaagatccgttctgcagccgtttaaggttgcttatatatgggaaagaaaccctagggcgactaacaatgaaaccctaaagcccacggattaaaacaaaacaaatccaaaataaactagaaaacctaaaataaaaagaatgtaaaactaacataaaaatattaaatcacgaatcggataattaagacgatacattttggcttaaatctgatagggctcactaaagtgagtcttgaagatctcgtcgttcccattctgaaaaggtatcatgcgtttcaaacggacattctggccaaaagttagtcaaatctgattcaaaatcaaaacctgacttttcgcacgagaaacccgaaaagtccaaaaccaaatcttcttgaatattccagcggctagtaacctgattacgcgtgagttacctattttccaatcactcttcttgattctacaccgcttctttacttttatggtttttcggctaaactgagtccattctcgtcctacatcattctcctccactatgaaagaactcgccctcgagttccttttgaataaaggacaagaataggtagacaaaagacctgagaaaaaattagacaattggACATGTGGATTATTGGCTGGATCTTCTGCATATTCTGATGACACAATCATGAACCCAACACCATATATGAGTCTGTTATAGGCAACCTTAGTAGATTCTTCACAGCTCTCAAGGTTGTACTCTTGAATAACATCTGGCTCTGAATGATTTATTTTAGGCTCCAAGACTTCATCAGTACAAATAACTATGTCTTCATgagcaatttcatctttaacctcttcttggtCTTCATCCATGAATTCTTGTGGAGGTTCttccattagaaattcttctagcttttcttcaattaaattattaatcTCAACCGGCAAAGAAAACTTGGACTCTAACTTCTTCTCGAAAACCTTAGGAGGAtaattcttgatgttcttccttccaagcttgattttaattttgtgtgacTCCCatctaaataaatatgtgtcatctttgcaataaccacctttgacgctttcatgccatggccttccaaaaagcacattagtgtcatccatgtcaatcacatgacaagtaatctcttctttataaaattttcccatagagacaggaactttacaaacctctgttacttgtgcatattcttcctctccaaatggaatccagtatggatcactcagcttcactgtcggcaattgaaaataatccacaattttgtttgctacaaaattctctcgtagaccactgtcaattattacagagcatactttgtctttgatgacacatgttgttcggaagtcgtcgtaatccggcgttgtgaatatccaatgttccatgtttcttctttcttcttcttttttttttttccttttttttttttttgattgatgaggttgtcctagggcaaatcccttggtatgttcctcttcaacgaaactttctttgatagatactctacgaccagcgtcgttgaggttggtggtagtgaagTTCTCCCTTAGATCGTCGTCTGCTAAGAAGCGGGCgaaacctgctctgataccaactgacgcGGGCGGAAGtaaccctaggtttacaagcaataaacctaaaacaaagattctggagtccaccagagataaaagagaaaactctcaattttgattgataatatgataaagatccgttctgcagccgtttaaggttgcttatatatgggaaagaaaccctagggcgactaacaatgaaaccctaaagcccacggattaaaacaaaacaaatccaaaataaactagaaaacctaaaataaaaagaatgtaaaactaacataaaaatattaaatcacgaatcggataattaagacgatacattttggcttaaatctgatagggctcactaaagtgagtcttgaagatctcgtcgttcccattctgaaaaggtatcatgcgtttcaaacggacattctggccaaaagttagtcaaatctgattcaaaatcaaaacctgacttttcgcacgagaaacccgaaaagtccaaaaccaaatcttcttgaatattccagcggctagtaacctgattacgcgtgagttacctattttccaatcactcttcttgattctacaccgcttctttacttttatggtttttcggctaaactgagtccattctcgtcctacatcacggTTGATCTTCATTCAAACAAGCTTCAGGGACATTTCCCCTTGTTCTTCATTAGTAGTTATCTAGATTATTCGAGAAATAATTTCAGCTCTAGTATACCGACTGACATTGGTGACTTCATTTCTACTGAGTCTTACCTTTCTCTTTCAAGCAATAACTTTCACGGGGCCATTCCAAAATCAATATGCAATGCAAGTGGCAAGGTTCTTGATCTGTCCAATAATTCCTTAAGTGGAAACATTCCCCAATGCTTGACTCAATTGCCTCAGCTTTCGGTCATTGATTTGAAGAGAAACAACCTGAGTGGCACAATTCCGGATAATTTTTTCAACATTTGTGAGCTACAAACTCTAGACCTCAGTAACAATCAGATACAAGGCAAGTTTCCGAAATCTCTTGTCAACTGCTCAAAGTTAGAGGTTTTAAACATTGGAAACAATAACATAGCTGATACTTTTCCATGCTTTTTAATGAGCTTATCCACCTTGCATATCCTTGTTTTGCGGTCCAACAAGTTTTATGGAAACATTGGATGTCCCAAGACCAGTGGCACATGGCCTGTGCTTCAAATAATAGATTTAGCTCACAACAATTTTAGTGGTGATATGCCAGGAAGAATGTCTCTGACATGGCAGGCTATGGTGTCTAATGAGGATGATTCTCCAACTGAACTTGgattttttggattttcttatCAGTGCGAGAGTCAATATAGTAGAATTTGTTATCCAGTTT
Above is a genomic segment from Rosa chinensis cultivar Old Blush chromosome 3, RchiOBHm-V2, whole genome shotgun sequence containing:
- the LOC112192201 gene encoding receptor-like protein 7 isoform X2, which codes for MPTLFLHFFLFLFTTTVSNLIPAVHSNCIEAQKQSLLHFKQSLGFNSSESSKLITWNSSTDCCSWLGVTCSTNGRVVGLDLSSESISCHIDNSSSLFQLQHLQSLNLAENDFNGSSIPSAIGKLTELRYLNLRRAHFSDHIPIEISLLTRLVTLDLSDNYYHSSEVENLNLSMLIQNLTELTELYLDSVEISGQGSDWCEAISSSLPNLRVLSLSSCGLSGPICDSLAKLQSLYEIDLSYNSFYAPVPRVFANFPNLTDLSLRYSDLLGTFPKEIFQIPSLQTIDLSGNSDLHGSFPEFPNNASLRSLIVYWTSFSGDLPNSIGNLKMLSSIDISHCNFAGSVPKSIGNLTQLADLDMSGNRFNSPISFIHWETLVNLETLYLSDNQLYGTIPLSVFSLPKLETLTLSHNRFSGQVPEFSNTSSPLLESLYLENNNLEGQIPTSIFNLQRLEDLHLSSNNFSSFPFCGPQVPRKLSLVDLSHNSLLFDYNGTNSSFLQIDNLVLASNKLRAFPDFLRNQITLNISDLDLSGNQIQGQIPNWILSLKSLTSLDLSGNSLVTLEAPPPNSTYALSSLYLHSNKLRAFPDFLRNQSTFYSLDLSNNQIQGEIPNWILSLKSLSSLDLSCNSLVTLEAPPPNSTYALSYLDLHSNKLQGIHSSYSFLQLRSLSLASNKLTTFPDFLRNQSHLINLDLSNNQIQGHIPNWIWSLKLQELNLSCNSLESLEAPLLYSTHVLSSVDLHSNKLQGHFPLFFISSYLDYSRNNFSSSIPTDIGDFISTESYLSLSSNNFHGAIPKSICNASGKVLDLSNNSLSGNIPQCLTQLPQLSVIDLKRNNLSGTIPDNFFNICELQTLDLSNNQIQGKFPKSLVNCSKLEVLNIGNNNIADTFPCFLMSLSTLHILVLRSNKFYGNIGCPKTSGTWPVLQIIDLAHNNFSGDMPGRMSLTWQAMVSNEDDSPTELGFFGFSYQCESQYSRICYPVYYKDAITASIKGLELDVVKILTIFTLIDYSSNKFNGSIPEEIGELKSLYVLNLSGNAFTGKIPSSFGKMRQLESLDLSKNHLSGQIPPEFANLNFLSHLNVSYNQLTGRIPTNTQLSTFPSTSFEGNKGLWGPPLTSDTAIVLPPPKLNGDEIDWNVISAEIGFTCGFGIAVGSLLFCKRWSKWYYRAMFNILFKIFPKLEHRFGNHRRHVYINQRYWRR